A section of the Chryseobacterium ginsenosidimutans genome encodes:
- a CDS encoding type IA DNA topoisomerase, giving the protein MKLCIAEKPSVARDIAKVLGATMPKQGYMEGNGYCVTWTFGHLCTLKEPHDYGPQYKSWNLFLLPIIPANFGIKLIPNKGVENQFKVIERLVGECDEVINCGDAGQEGELIQRWVLQKAKCNKPVQRLWISSLTEEAIKEGFQKLKPAEDYKNLYLAGNARAIGDWLLGINATRLFTKKFGGNKAVLSIGRVQTPTLAMLVQRQKEIDAFTTEEYWELKTKYRDVIFNAAIDRLKTFDRAEKGLEYLKVNPFEIVSFEIKEGKEKNPRLFDLTGLQVEANKKYGYSADNTLKYIQSLYEKKHVTYPRVDTTYLSESLYPKIDGILRKMYFYQELVAPLLEAPIPKSKAVFDDAKVTDHHAIIPTEIPPSQNLTREEKLVYDLIAKRFIAVFYPECKISNTLVEGQVGTIPFKTNGRQVLEPGWRAVYAKEPKEESVDKEKDKEEEQTIPEFTVGETGPHDPMIHQGKTSPPKAYTEATLLRAMETAGKQVDDEELREMLKNNGIGRPSTRANIIETLFKRKYIEKKRKNLIATQTGIQLIDTIEDELLKSPELTGEWELKLRKIESGEYEANQFKEELIQMVTELTKKVVYGKAKVFTLHEEKEEVKEKKKREPAIKKELQSWEETKCPKCKEHHLMKGKTAVGCSDFKNCGFKVSFDIFGKKLSDKQLMDLVLKGKTSKLKGFTTHPGNLTEGVASLNENFQILLN; this is encoded by the coding sequence ATGAAGCTTTGTATTGCCGAAAAACCCAGTGTTGCCAGAGATATCGCCAAAGTATTGGGCGCAACCATGCCCAAACAAGGGTATATGGAAGGAAACGGCTATTGTGTGACATGGACTTTCGGACATCTTTGCACCCTTAAAGAACCTCACGATTACGGGCCACAATACAAATCGTGGAATTTGTTTTTACTGCCGATTATTCCGGCAAATTTCGGAATCAAATTAATTCCGAATAAAGGCGTAGAAAATCAGTTTAAAGTCATTGAAAGATTAGTCGGAGAATGTGATGAGGTCATCAATTGCGGGGATGCGGGACAAGAGGGAGAGCTGATTCAAAGATGGGTTTTGCAGAAAGCAAAATGCAACAAACCTGTTCAGCGTCTATGGATTTCATCCCTTACCGAAGAAGCTATTAAAGAAGGTTTTCAAAAATTAAAACCTGCCGAAGATTACAAAAATCTCTATCTCGCAGGAAATGCAAGAGCCATCGGCGATTGGTTATTGGGAATTAACGCAACGCGACTTTTTACGAAAAAGTTTGGAGGCAACAAAGCGGTTCTTTCCATCGGAAGAGTGCAAACTCCGACATTGGCGATGCTGGTGCAACGTCAGAAGGAAATTGATGCGTTTACCACCGAAGAATATTGGGAACTCAAAACCAAATACCGTGATGTTATTTTCAATGCGGCGATTGACCGGTTAAAAACATTTGATCGCGCTGAAAAAGGCCTGGAATATCTTAAAGTCAATCCCTTTGAGATTGTTTCTTTTGAAATTAAAGAAGGAAAAGAAAAAAATCCAAGACTGTTTGATTTGACAGGACTTCAGGTGGAAGCCAACAAAAAATACGGCTATTCTGCTGACAATACCTTAAAATATATTCAAAGTCTTTACGAGAAAAAACATGTGACCTATCCTCGTGTTGATACAACATATCTATCCGAAAGTTTATATCCTAAAATAGATGGAATTCTTCGTAAGATGTATTTCTATCAAGAACTGGTTGCTCCTTTACTGGAAGCTCCGATTCCAAAGTCGAAAGCTGTTTTTGATGATGCAAAAGTGACCGATCACCATGCTATTATTCCGACCGAAATTCCGCCTTCTCAAAATTTGACTAGGGAAGAGAAATTGGTTTATGATTTGATTGCAAAACGTTTCATTGCTGTTTTTTACCCTGAATGTAAAATTTCAAATACACTGGTGGAAGGGCAGGTGGGAACCATTCCTTTCAAAACAAACGGAAGACAGGTGCTGGAACCGGGTTGGAGAGCTGTTTATGCCAAAGAACCAAAAGAAGAGTCTGTTGATAAAGAAAAAGATAAGGAAGAAGAACAAACAATTCCTGAATTTACCGTTGGAGAAACCGGGCCACACGATCCGATGATTCATCAGGGAAAAACGTCGCCACCAAAAGCTTACACGGAAGCAACCCTTCTGAGAGCCATGGAAACTGCCGGAAAACAGGTGGATGATGAAGAGCTTCGAGAAATGTTGAAAAATAACGGAATCGGAAGACCGTCAACCCGTGCCAATATTATCGAAACACTTTTCAAGAGAAAATATATTGAGAAAAAAAGGAAAAATCTTATCGCGACTCAAACCGGAATTCAGTTGATTGATACCATCGAAGACGAATTGCTGAAAAGCCCGGAATTAACAGGGGAATGGGAATTAAAACTTCGTAAAATTGAAAGCGGCGAATATGAAGCCAATCAGTTTAAGGAAGAATTGATTCAAATGGTAACGGAACTGACCAAAAAAGTCGTGTACGGAAAAGCAAAAGTCTTCACGTTACATGAAGAAAAAGAAGAGGTTAAAGAAAAGAAAAAACGGGAGCCTGCAATAAAAAAAGAACTGCAATCCTGGGAAGAAACCAAATGTCCGAAATGTAAAGAACATCATTTAATGAAAGGAAAAACTGCTGTAGGCTGTTCGGATTTCAAAAACTGCGGTTTTAAAGTTTCTTTTGATATTTTCGGTAAAAAATTATCTGATAAACAGTTAATGGATTTGGTGCTGAAAGGAAAAACTTCAAAATTGAAAGGCTTTACCACGCATCCGGGAAATCTGACGGAAGGTGTTGCGTCTTTAAACGAAAACTTCCAGATTCTTTTAAACTAA
- a CDS encoding ring-cleaving dioxygenase yields the protein MQNRILGLHHITAIADNAKRNLDFYTQVLGVRLVKKTVNFDDPGTYHFYFGNEEGTPGTILTFFPWEGIGKGTNGSGLATHIGYSVPKGSLEFWKKRFKQFNVNVEEGEIFGEKLISFKDPDGLQLQFIESSTPDDRKVWTTDDIKDENALKGFHNITLTLKKADPTIKVLTDIFGYDLQKQEGERYRFATDAIETANLVDIIENDKIVAGRNAAGTNHHVAFRVKDDNVLMEFREKVMSAGLSITPKIDRDYFYSLYFREPGGVLFEIATDNPGFTVDEPLNELGTNLKLPKQHEALREKIEEVLPKLS from the coding sequence ATGCAAAATAGAATTTTAGGACTGCACCATATCACAGCGATTGCAGACAACGCAAAAAGAAATTTAGACTTTTATACTCAGGTTTTGGGAGTAAGATTGGTAAAGAAAACGGTAAACTTTGATGACCCGGGAACGTATCACTTTTATTTCGGAAATGAAGAAGGAACTCCGGGAACAATTTTAACATTCTTTCCGTGGGAAGGAATCGGGAAGGGAACCAACGGGTCTGGTTTGGCAACTCACATCGGATATTCAGTGCCAAAAGGAAGTTTGGAATTCTGGAAAAAAAGATTCAAACAATTTAATGTAAATGTTGAAGAAGGAGAGATTTTTGGTGAAAAATTAATTTCATTTAAAGATCCGGATGGTTTACAATTACAGTTTATCGAATCATCAACTCCTGATGACAGAAAAGTCTGGACAACCGATGATATTAAAGATGAAAATGCTTTGAAAGGCTTCCACAATATCACTTTAACATTGAAAAAAGCAGACCCGACGATCAAAGTTTTGACAGATATTTTTGGTTACGATTTACAGAAACAGGAAGGTGAGAGATATCGTTTTGCAACCGACGCTATTGAAACTGCCAATCTTGTGGACATCATTGAAAATGATAAAATTGTAGCGGGAAGAAATGCGGCAGGAACCAATCATCACGTTGCTTTCAGAGTAAAAGATGACAATGTTTTGATGGAATTCCGTGAAAAAGTAATGTCTGCAGGATTAAGCATCACTCCGAAAATCGACAGAGATTATTTCTATTCACTGTATTTCCGTGAGCCGGGCGGCGTTTTGTTCGAAATTGCAACCGACAATCCGGGATTCACTGTTGATGAGCCTTTGAATGAATTGGGAACAAACTTAAAACTTCCAAAGCAACACGAAGCTTTACGTGAAAAAATTGAAGAGGTTTTACCGAAATTATCATAG
- a CDS encoding Crp/Fnr family transcriptional regulator, translating into MSENIIENVTRFINLSEKEEKFFTDSLTFQTIPKKTVLLREGEVCQFEGYIQKGCVRVYYLDDNGFEVTILFAIEDWWISDIASFQDQKPSRLYIETLEDSEIYMLNPTTKEKLLTEIPKFERVFRLLVQRNLSTLQNRLVNTISKTASDRYLEFVKVYPTIPQRVPQYYIASYLGVSKEFVSTIRKRLASKEK; encoded by the coding sequence ATGTCTGAAAATATCATTGAAAATGTAACACGGTTCATTAATCTTAGCGAAAAAGAGGAAAAATTTTTTACCGATTCGTTAACATTTCAGACAATTCCCAAGAAAACTGTTTTGTTGAGGGAAGGTGAGGTTTGCCAGTTTGAAGGCTACATTCAAAAAGGTTGCGTAAGGGTATATTACCTTGATGATAACGGTTTTGAAGTCACGATTTTATTTGCCATCGAAGATTGGTGGATTAGTGATATTGCTTCATTTCAGGATCAGAAACCTTCGCGATTATACATTGAGACATTAGAAGATTCAGAAATTTATATGCTGAATCCGACGACTAAAGAAAAACTGCTGACTGAAATTCCAAAATTCGAAAGAGTTTTCAGACTGTTGGTTCAGCGAAACCTTTCTACATTGCAAAACCGTTTGGTAAATACGATTTCTAAAACCGCATCCGACCGATATTTAGAATTTGTAAAAGTCTATCCTACAATCCCACAAAGAGTTCCACAATATTACATTGCTTCTTATCTCGGCGTCTCCAAAGAATTTGTAAGCACTATCCGAAAACGTCTCGCTTCCAAAGAAAAATAA
- a CDS encoding VOC family protein, whose amino-acid sequence MALITGLHHVTAITGDAQENINFYTGVLGLRLIKKTVNFDYSDVYHFYFGDEFGTPGTIMTTFPYGKGLVNGRHGKGMLNTTAFSVSIDALDYWLNRLEQFNIPYKQPQQRFSGEVFIYLEDFDGLGLELVFNDNDERKGYYNGFIPKDFAIKGIHHVEIWLNAYERTAALLTTQMDHQIIAETSDKVRLGTEDTPGKYVDLLCTPNALKGLAGRGTVHHVAFATPNADTQLEMIEKLNKFGLEHTEVKDRKYFTSVYFKEPGGVLFEIATSGPGFDVDEEWASLGEHLNLPDQFEEKREHLVEVLPKINYPTEKFR is encoded by the coding sequence ATGGCACTCATCACAGGACTTCACCACGTAACTGCTATCACAGGCGATGCACAGGAAAATATTAACTTTTATACAGGCGTTTTAGGGCTTCGATTGATAAAAAAAACGGTAAATTTTGATTATTCCGATGTTTATCACTTTTATTTCGGAGACGAATTTGGAACTCCAGGAACAATTATGACCACTTTCCCGTATGGAAAAGGTCTGGTTAACGGAAGACACGGCAAAGGAATGTTGAATACAACTGCTTTTTCGGTATCCATCGATGCATTGGATTATTGGCTGAATCGGTTGGAACAGTTTAATATTCCCTACAAACAGCCACAGCAAAGGTTTTCGGGTGAGGTTTTTATTTATTTGGAAGATTTTGATGGATTGGGATTGGAACTGGTTTTTAATGATAATGATGAGAGAAAAGGCTATTATAACGGATTTATTCCTAAAGATTTTGCCATAAAAGGCATTCATCACGTGGAAATCTGGTTGAATGCTTATGAAAGAACGGCTGCACTTTTGACTACTCAGATGGATCATCAGATAATTGCTGAAACTTCAGACAAAGTAAGATTGGGGACCGAAGATACGCCGGGAAAATATGTTGATTTATTGTGTACTCCCAATGCTCTGAAAGGGTTGGCGGGAAGAGGAACGGTTCATCACGTTGCTTTTGCGACTCCGAATGCAGATACACAGCTTGAAATGATTGAAAAATTAAACAAATTCGGGCTGGAACATACTGAAGTAAAGGATCGTAAGTATTTCACATCCGTATATTTTAAAGAACCGGGAGGTGTTTTGTTTGAAATTGCCACTTCAGGTCCGGGCTTCGATGTAGATGAAGAATGGGCTTCTTTGGGCGAACATTTAAATCTGCCGGATCAGTTTGAAGAAAAAAGAGAACATTTGGTTGAAGTTCTTCCAAAAATTAATTACCCAACAGAAAAATTTAGATAA
- a CDS encoding GNAT family N-acetyltransferase has translation MERTEVVLGNVKGEVQLFSDDVKAGKMDISVVGKKLTVYHTEVDEIYAGKGFAKLLLEKLVSYARENDLKILALCPYVHAQFTRHPEEYNDIWLKEN, from the coding sequence ATGGAAAGAACAGAAGTAGTTTTAGGCAATGTAAAAGGTGAAGTTCAGCTTTTTTCAGACGACGTTAAAGCAGGAAAAATGGATATTTCGGTGGTTGGAAAAAAATTAACCGTTTATCATACAGAAGTCGACGAAATATACGCAGGAAAAGGTTTTGCAAAATTATTATTGGAAAAACTGGTTTCCTACGCAAGAGAAAACGATTTGAAAATATTGGCTTTGTGTCCGTATGTTCATGCACAATTCACACGTCATCCGGAAGAATATAATGATATCTGGTTGAAAGAAAATTAA
- a CDS encoding alpha/beta hydrolase — protein sequence MNHILDIKTSGKPLEQAQKALIMIHGRGGSAQDILSLSQHLNVEDYALLAPQATNGTWYPYSFIAPTEQNEPWLSSAIENIEKTVKTVLDAGIKAENIYFFGFSQGACLTLEFLARNAQKFGGAVAIIGGVIGDKINRENYKGDFAQTPIFLGTSNPDFHVPVERVYATANILKEMNADVTEKVYANFGHSINQEEIELANKLIFK from the coding sequence ATGAATCATATTTTAGATATAAAAACATCAGGAAAACCGTTAGAACAAGCACAAAAAGCATTAATAATGATTCACGGGCGTGGCGGAAGTGCACAGGATATTTTGAGTTTATCCCAACATTTGAATGTAGAAGATTATGCATTACTGGCTCCTCAGGCAACGAACGGAACCTGGTATCCTTATTCTTTTATCGCTCCGACGGAACAAAATGAACCGTGGCTTTCTTCGGCAATAGAAAATATTGAAAAAACAGTGAAAACAGTTTTAGATGCAGGGATTAAAGCAGAAAATATTTACTTTTTCGGATTTTCGCAGGGGGCTTGTCTTACCTTAGAATTTTTAGCGAGAAATGCTCAGAAGTTTGGTGGAGCAGTGGCCATTATCGGTGGAGTTATCGGGGATAAAATCAATCGTGAAAATTATAAAGGTGATTTTGCCCAGACGCCAATTTTCCTCGGAACCAGCAATCCTGATTTTCACGTTCCGGTAGAAAGAGTGTATGCAACAGCGAATATTTTAAAAGAAATGAATGCTGATGTAACAGAAAAAGTGTACGCTAATTTCGGTCATTCCATTAATCAGGAAGAAATTGAACTGGCTAATAAATTGATTTTTAAATAA
- a CDS encoding PaaI family thioesterase, which yields MTPEKKQLITDSFNRSETLQFYKAELLEVDTDFISMKIPKMDLMTRKAGMFNGAMIASLVDVSSGYAAVSHCEEDCYVVTVELKVNYLRPAIGDALVSKSYVIKGGAKISVIRTEIYTVDAKGESESHVATSLVTMMKIK from the coding sequence ATGACTCCGGAAAAAAAACAACTTATCACCGACAGTTTCAACCGTTCGGAAACTTTACAATTTTACAAAGCAGAATTGCTGGAAGTCGATACCGATTTCATTTCCATGAAAATTCCTAAAATGGATTTAATGACCCGTAAAGCAGGAATGTTCAACGGAGCCATGATCGCTTCTTTGGTGGATGTTTCTTCGGGATATGCTGCGGTAAGTCATTGTGAAGAAGATTGTTATGTTGTTACAGTTGAGCTGAAAGTCAATTATTTAAGACCTGCCATTGGTGATGCCTTGGTTTCAAAATCTTATGTGATAAAAGGCGGTGCAAAAATCAGTGTCATCAGGACAGAAATTTATACCGTTGATGCAAAAGGAGAATCAGAAAGTCATGTTGCTACATCTTTGGTTACGATGATGAAGATAAAATAA
- a CDS encoding pirin family protein: protein MDRKDFLKKGLLGTGMFVASASLGNTMKNEIDEIEPLEPIGYNHLPNTDSKIKDNSVIHKADSRGKADHGWLVSNHTFSFANYHNPERMHFGVLRVLNDDKVDAGRGFGTHPHDNMEIISIPLEGDLEHKDSMGNSAIIKSGDIQVMSAGTGIMHSEFNKNQDSLVKFLQIWVYPNKRNVVPRYDQITLDKTKSKNRFQQILSPNADDEGVWIHQDAWFHLGNFENNTETNYQVRKKGNGVYAFILKGSAEIEGQQLETRDGFGVWDISDLQIKTTSENTEILLMEVPMTM from the coding sequence ATGGACAGAAAAGATTTTTTAAAGAAAGGGTTATTAGGGACAGGAATGTTTGTGGCATCCGCTTCATTGGGAAATACAATGAAAAATGAGATCGACGAAATCGAACCGTTAGAACCTATCGGATACAACCATTTACCCAATACAGATTCGAAAATTAAAGACAATTCTGTGATTCATAAAGCAGATTCCAGAGGAAAGGCAGATCATGGCTGGTTGGTGAGCAATCACACGTTTAGTTTTGCTAATTATCATAATCCGGAAAGAATGCACTTTGGTGTATTAAGAGTTTTAAATGATGATAAAGTAGATGCAGGAAGAGGCTTCGGGACACACCCTCACGATAATATGGAAATCATCAGCATTCCGTTGGAAGGAGATCTTGAACATAAAGACAGCATGGGAAATTCGGCCATTATCAAAAGTGGAGATATCCAGGTGATGAGTGCAGGAACGGGAATTATGCACAGCGAATTCAATAAAAATCAGGATAGTTTAGTCAAATTCCTTCAGATCTGGGTCTATCCGAACAAAAGAAATGTTGTGCCGAGATATGATCAGATCACATTAGATAAAACAAAAAGCAAAAACAGATTTCAGCAGATTCTTTCTCCAAATGCTGATGATGAAGGAGTCTGGATTCATCAGGATGCATGGTTTCATCTGGGAAATTTTGAAAATAATACCGAAACCAATTATCAGGTCAGAAAAAAAGGAAACGGAGTCTATGCTTTTATTTTGAAAGGAAGTGCAGAAATCGAAGGTCAGCAATTAGAAACCAGAGACGGTTTCGGAGTTTGGGATATTTCAGATCTACAAATCAAAACAACCTCAGAAAACACGGAAATTCTTCTCATGGAAGTTCCTATGACGATGTAA